Proteins found in one Terribacillus sp. DMT04 genomic segment:
- a CDS encoding MarR family winged helix-turn-helix transcriptional regulator, whose protein sequence is MNTRNDELGLLLSRTYLSLKRETSRMLQQFELTPEQFSLVAELDKHDDVTQKELADVTEREQTTVTKIVDKLVKKGLVNRRHDPHDRRAIRLLITEAGRQLVSEIIPKVDEIETNAYQGFHQEDIKTLHTLMRKLHQNLQ, encoded by the coding sequence ATGAACACGAGAAATGACGAGTTGGGTCTTCTTTTATCAAGAACTTATCTGTCCTTAAAGCGGGAAACGTCACGCATGCTTCAGCAATTCGAACTGACGCCTGAACAATTCTCTCTTGTTGCTGAATTGGACAAGCACGATGATGTCACGCAGAAAGAACTTGCTGATGTTACCGAAAGAGAGCAAACGACTGTTACTAAGATAGTTGATAAACTAGTTAAGAAAGGCCTCGTCAACCGGAGACATGATCCACACGACCGGAGAGCTATCCGCTTGCTGATTACAGAAGCAGGGCGGCAGTTGGTTTCTGAAATCATACCAAAGGTAGACGAAATTGAAACAAACGCGTATCAAGGTTTCCATCAAGAAGATATAAAAACACTGCATACTCTGATGCGAAAACTGCATCAGAATTTGCAGTGA
- a CDS encoding YhgE/Pip domain-containing protein produces the protein MRLQPLREMMKIPNTKVGIAFAIIVPLLFAIIWLTGYHDATTHFDRLKVAVVNEDGNQADSIAEQMTANLPFSAEAMSYKDAREQLDANDITMMIIIPEAFTKHLAAQADTSLEFHMNSANSQVALSAAESAARQMTASIGGSHVQADIIKENSISNFATSMVPMMLGFIVFIAFMTMNIQFNIVTQILNRKFGKWQVFWNKQLLLAIIGVVVPTIIVTIHALANDTASSYMQLWGFELLVAFACISFTQMSFAIFGNAGALFNVAMIPFMLMTAGNIIPVDMLSPVFRFIGDILPASNGVQGFAQLIYNGEGASANVLHLVLILVVTFALTCAAVMLKKQHVPYVTKDNKTAAV, from the coding sequence TTGCGTTTACAACCTTTACGGGAAATGATGAAAATCCCGAATACAAAAGTAGGAATCGCTTTTGCTATTATCGTTCCGTTATTATTTGCTATTATTTGGCTGACAGGCTATCACGATGCTACGACGCATTTTGACCGTTTGAAAGTTGCTGTAGTCAACGAGGACGGCAATCAGGCTGATTCAATTGCAGAACAAATGACGGCAAATCTGCCGTTTTCTGCGGAAGCTATGTCCTATAAAGATGCACGAGAACAATTGGATGCAAATGACATCACCATGATGATTATTATCCCGGAAGCATTCACGAAGCATTTAGCTGCGCAAGCGGACACTTCTTTGGAATTCCATATGAACAGCGCCAATTCGCAGGTTGCTTTATCTGCAGCTGAAAGTGCAGCTCGGCAGATGACTGCCTCTATCGGCGGTTCCCATGTACAAGCAGATATTATTAAAGAAAATTCTATTTCTAATTTTGCTACGTCCATGGTACCAATGATGCTAGGTTTCATCGTATTCATTGCTTTCATGACAATGAATATCCAATTTAATATTGTCACACAAATCTTGAATCGCAAATTCGGCAAGTGGCAAGTCTTCTGGAATAAACAGCTGCTTCTGGCTATTATCGGTGTTGTTGTTCCAACAATTATTGTTACCATACACGCCCTTGCGAATGATACAGCTTCCTCATACATGCAGTTATGGGGCTTTGAACTGCTTGTAGCGTTTGCCTGTATCAGCTTCACACAAATGAGCTTTGCTATTTTCGGCAATGCGGGCGCTTTGTTCAACGTTGCAATGATTCCGTTCATGTTAATGACTGCAGGCAATATTATTCCTGTAGACATGCTATCTCCTGTGTTCCGTTTTATTGGAGATATTCTTCCTGCATCAAATGGTGTACAAGGATTTGCACAGCTTATCTATAATGGAGAAGGTGCATCTGCAAATGTTCTTCACCTTGTATTGATTTTGGTTGTTACATTTGCATTAACTTGTGCTGCAGTTATGCTGAAGAAACAGCACGTTCCATACGTTACAAAAGACAATAAAACAGCAGCAGTGTAA
- a CDS encoding metal ABC transporter ATP-binding protein codes for MESILHINSINFSYENKAALRDVSLDVKSGDFLGLIGPNGGGKTTLIKLALGLLQPNKGDIELFGESVSSFKDWNKVSFVSQKASSFNKAFPATVFEVVAMGLTPKIGYFKRFTAKHRAAVKQAVAQVDMSDYLHQNISSLSGGQQQRVFIARALVSQPELIILDEPTVGIDHANVKGFYELLHRLNKETGLTLVMITHDLAGIAQHASKLVYLDQQVQYEGEPEHFTLPETDFQVLRGIRA; via the coding sequence ATGGAATCTATCCTTCATATAAATAGTATTAACTTCTCTTATGAAAATAAAGCTGCGCTGCGTGATGTTTCGCTTGATGTAAAAAGCGGTGACTTCCTTGGTTTGATTGGACCAAACGGCGGTGGTAAAACAACATTGATAAAATTGGCGCTTGGACTTTTACAGCCAAACAAAGGTGACATTGAGCTCTTCGGTGAGTCTGTATCTTCCTTTAAAGATTGGAATAAAGTCAGTTTCGTTTCCCAAAAGGCGAGCTCCTTTAATAAAGCCTTTCCTGCAACAGTGTTTGAAGTTGTCGCAATGGGCCTTACGCCAAAAATCGGTTACTTTAAAAGATTTACAGCAAAACATCGAGCTGCTGTAAAGCAAGCAGTAGCGCAAGTGGACATGTCAGATTACTTGCACCAGAACATTAGCAGTTTGTCTGGCGGTCAGCAGCAGCGTGTGTTTATCGCAAGAGCACTTGTTAGCCAGCCTGAATTAATCATTCTCGATGAGCCAACAGTCGGCATTGACCATGCCAATGTCAAAGGCTTTTACGAATTGCTGCATCGATTAAATAAAGAGACTGGACTTACATTAGTCATGATTACCCATGATCTTGCCGGCATTGCACAGCATGCTTCCAAGCTCGTTTATTTGGATCAGCAAGTTCAATACGAAGGCGAACCTGAACACTTCACGCTTCCTGAAACCGACTTCCAAGTATTGCGGGGTATTCGAGCATGA
- a CDS encoding metal ABC transporter permease gives MIADFLQFEFLRNTLYTGLLIGLIAPLLGCFIVVRRLSLIADALSHVTLAGIAFGLLLEKKMATPVLSPFYAGLGFSVLASLLIEKLRNMFRNFEEIAIPIILSGGVGLSVIFISLANGFTTDLFSYLFGSVSAVSSEDLRVILVISVIVLLVIGILYKQLLVLSFDEEHARVSGLHARVIHFIFMLLTALVIAASIRIVGVLLVSAMMTIPVAAAIRVAKGFKQTIILSILFGETSVIAGLFSGYYFEIPPGGTIVVVSILILLFSFLAQKIMLVAKRNRAFEKGVS, from the coding sequence ATGATTGCTGATTTTCTTCAATTTGAGTTTTTACGTAACACCTTATATACCGGCTTGCTGATCGGCTTAATTGCCCCGCTATTAGGATGCTTTATCGTCGTTCGCAGACTTTCCCTTATCGCTGATGCTTTATCACATGTTACGTTGGCTGGTATTGCATTTGGTTTGCTGCTTGAGAAAAAGATGGCAACACCTGTGCTGTCACCTTTTTATGCAGGACTCGGATTCTCTGTTCTAGCTTCCTTACTTATTGAGAAGCTTCGGAATATGTTTCGTAACTTCGAGGAAATTGCCATTCCGATTATTCTTTCTGGAGGGGTCGGGCTGAGTGTTATATTCATTTCCTTGGCAAACGGGTTCACGACTGACTTATTCTCTTATTTGTTTGGCTCTGTCTCCGCTGTTAGCAGTGAAGATTTACGCGTCATCTTGGTCATCAGCGTGATTGTACTGCTTGTCATCGGTATCTTGTATAAACAGCTGCTTGTCCTTTCCTTTGACGAAGAACATGCTCGTGTGAGCGGCTTACATGCACGTGTGATTCACTTTATCTTCATGCTGCTGACTGCTTTAGTAATAGCTGCCAGCATCCGTATCGTCGGCGTGTTACTTGTCTCAGCAATGATGACTATTCCAGTAGCAGCTGCTATCCGCGTAGCAAAAGGATTTAAGCAGACAATTATTTTATCTATTCTTTTCGGTGAAACATCTGTTATTGCCGGCTTGTTTTCTGGTTATTATTTCGAAATTCCGCCTGGAGGTACGATTGTTGTCGTGTCCATCTTGATTCTTCTGTTCAGTTTTCTAGCACAAAAGATTATGCTGGTCGCGAAACGGAATCGTGCATTTGAGAAAGGGGTATCTTGA
- a CDS encoding Fur family transcriptional regulator → MQVDEGIAVLKKNGHKYTDKRADILSYFVHAKGYRSAKALLTFMETSYQGISLDTIYRNLRLFEQLELLESREKNGEKLFKIACKSGTHHHHFVCESCGLTKPLEKCPLPVYTEELADYHIHTHAFELYGLCPTCHHS, encoded by the coding sequence ATGCAAGTGGATGAAGGTATTGCTGTTCTAAAGAAAAACGGTCACAAGTACACCGACAAACGAGCAGACATTCTTTCCTATTTTGTCCATGCCAAAGGGTATCGCAGTGCAAAAGCGCTGCTTACCTTTATGGAGACAAGCTATCAAGGCATCAGCCTTGATACTATTTATCGAAATCTTCGGCTGTTTGAGCAGCTGGAATTATTGGAATCACGTGAAAAGAACGGTGAAAAACTGTTCAAAATTGCATGTAAAAGCGGCACCCATCACCATCACTTTGTCTGCGAAAGCTGCGGACTGACCAAACCGCTCGAAAAATGCCCGCTGCCCGTTTACACAGAAGAACTTGCAGATTATCATATTCATACACATGCTTTTGAGCTTTATGGACTATGCCCAACATGTCACCATTCGTAA
- a CDS encoding 2-hydroxymuconate tautomerase — protein sequence MPIITVKMLEGRTDEQKEQMIKKMTEVMVETTGARTEAVTVVIEEMNKANYGHAGKRLI from the coding sequence ATGCCAATTATTACAGTTAAAATGCTAGAAGGCCGTACAGATGAACAAAAAGAACAAATGATTAAAAAAATGACAGAAGTTATGGTCGAAACAACCGGTGCTCGTACAGAAGCAGTGACTGTTGTTATAGAAGAAATGAACAAAGCAAATTATGGCCATGCCGGAAAACGGTTAATCTAA
- a CDS encoding VLRF1 family aeRF1-type release factor yields MCYALEMNQLAQKASRHPQKVLSMYVNTDPANRDQTGGEWKIHVKNGLKNFEAYLEDDEEERKQFLKVKEKVKTFLENNSQSMKKSCVVFASADNIWFAECLQMPVTTEFFWETEPKLDQFRKLYQTFPESGVILVQKNQVKVIDAVLGKVKETKLFEMDLDTEQWKVQASPQRALSVKGKGGKGSKKDTIENRIEANQKRWYKSLAPSLDKLAKDKEWKSIHLVGNKEEARMIESYMQKQVQHMEGKNLFDQEERKVLDEVIQ; encoded by the coding sequence TTGTGTTACGCATTGGAAATGAATCAACTCGCACAAAAAGCCAGCCGCCATCCTCAGAAAGTACTTAGCATGTATGTGAACACAGATCCAGCCAACCGCGATCAAACGGGAGGCGAGTGGAAGATACACGTTAAAAACGGATTAAAAAATTTTGAAGCCTATCTGGAAGATGATGAAGAGGAACGGAAGCAGTTTCTGAAAGTAAAAGAAAAAGTGAAGACCTTCTTGGAAAATAATAGTCAAAGCATGAAGAAGAGTTGTGTTGTTTTTGCTTCAGCAGATAACATATGGTTCGCCGAATGCTTGCAAATGCCAGTGACAACGGAGTTCTTCTGGGAAACAGAGCCCAAGCTTGATCAGTTCCGCAAACTGTATCAAACTTTCCCGGAATCGGGTGTTATCCTCGTACAGAAGAATCAAGTGAAAGTTATAGATGCAGTCCTCGGGAAGGTAAAGGAAACGAAGCTGTTTGAGATGGATCTCGACACGGAACAATGGAAGGTGCAAGCCAGTCCGCAGCGAGCTTTGTCAGTCAAAGGAAAGGGCGGCAAAGGATCAAAGAAGGATACAATCGAGAACCGCATCGAAGCGAATCAAAAGCGCTGGTACAAATCGTTAGCACCGAGTCTGGACAAGCTAGCAAAAGATAAAGAATGGAAGAGCATTCACCTGGTTGGAAATAAAGAAGAAGCGAGAATGATAGAAAGTTATATGCAAAAGCAAGTCCAGCATATGGAAGGAAAGAATTTGTTTGATCAGGAAGAACGAAAAGTGCTGGACGAAGTAATTCAATAA
- a CDS encoding GtrA family protein: MLKRTRTQILQFTSIGVLNAAVDLVVLNILLLIWPTKNNLLLLLFNTISYLACLWNSYYWNSRFTFRNQKQSSTTEKGMFFAQGLVALVISNLVFLAGLSILRSLTFVNLPAYVDNNIAKGLAMFLSSASSFLFMKYIVFKRKK, translated from the coding sequence ATGTTAAAGCGCACCCGGACACAGATCCTGCAGTTTACCTCAATTGGCGTGCTGAATGCCGCAGTTGATTTAGTTGTACTTAATATTCTGCTACTTATCTGGCCGACCAAAAATAATTTACTTCTTTTACTTTTTAATACGATTAGCTATCTGGCATGTCTCTGGAATAGTTACTATTGGAATTCCAGATTTACTTTCCGGAATCAAAAGCAATCCAGTACAACAGAAAAAGGAATGTTCTTCGCACAAGGGTTAGTAGCATTAGTCATTAGCAATCTAGTCTTCCTTGCTGGTTTGTCTATCCTGCGAAGTTTGACCTTTGTAAACCTTCCCGCTTACGTAGATAATAATATAGCAAAGGGCTTGGCAATGTTTCTCTCATCCGCCAGCAGCTTTTTATTTATGAAATATATCGTGTTTAAGCGCAAGAAATAA
- a CDS encoding DUF2512 family protein gives MKHVKAILLKGIFAFAVLYLFAGLFYQLPLSKVVQLTAILTVIGYLIDMALLPGKTNKMTGWLDIIFYSFVCWMLISLAADSMVHPLVGAIPAGLSLASMDGMFLHAYVRKYVIRNGRDQYYNVIFLDQFRTGIAGELPIRGPQKD, from the coding sequence ATGAAACATGTCAAAGCCATACTTTTAAAAGGAATATTTGCGTTTGCGGTTCTTTACCTTTTTGCAGGCTTATTCTATCAATTACCGCTCTCAAAAGTAGTACAGCTCACAGCTATTCTTACTGTGATTGGCTACTTGATTGACATGGCGTTGCTGCCAGGCAAGACAAATAAAATGACAGGATGGCTGGACATTATTTTCTACAGCTTTGTCTGCTGGATGCTGATTTCTCTTGCCGCTGATAGTATGGTGCATCCTTTGGTCGGTGCCATTCCGGCAGGCTTATCATTAGCCAGCATGGATGGAATGTTTCTGCATGCTTATGTGCGGAAATATGTAATCAGAAATGGTCGTGATCAGTACTATAATGTTATTTTCCTAGATCAGTTCCGAACAGGAATAGCTGGCGAACTGCCAATAAGAGGCCCGCAAAAGGACTAA